Proteins found in one Sporosarcina sp. FSL K6-3457 genomic segment:
- a CDS encoding DUF4166 domain-containing protein, with product MSIYKKIMGSNFDRLHPMLQKRYDLSEGTVFKASGIMKDIKGGPRWLYPIFRAGIRWKLLFPEQGKDIPFTIRNHAFMSDMGKSQVHWERIFHFGNKKRYFNALMSLDEKQSIIQDYLGEPHLLYADLALHVTNNGSLTIQSLRQRLVLGKVEIPLPKLFQGLATVIERYDDDQELYQIHVTVRNPLIGRVFSYEGTFSADEDT from the coding sequence ATGTCGATTTATAAAAAAATAATGGGAAGCAATTTCGACCGCCTACACCCTATGCTTCAAAAAAGATACGATTTATCGGAGGGGACTGTCTTCAAAGCCTCAGGTATCATGAAGGATATTAAAGGCGGCCCGAGATGGCTCTACCCAATTTTCCGGGCAGGCATTCGATGGAAGTTGCTGTTCCCTGAACAAGGGAAGGACATTCCATTTACGATTAGAAATCATGCATTTATGAGCGATATGGGCAAAAGTCAGGTGCACTGGGAACGAATTTTTCATTTTGGCAATAAAAAACGCTATTTCAACGCATTAATGAGTCTTGATGAAAAACAATCGATTATTCAGGATTACCTTGGAGAGCCACATCTTTTGTACGCTGATTTAGCACTTCATGTCACTAACAATGGCAGTTTGACCATTCAATCGTTAAGACAGCGATTAGTTCTTGGAAAGGTTGAAATTCCATTGCCTAAGCTTTTTCAAGGGCTTGCGACAGTAATCGAAAGATATGATGATGACCAAGAGCTTTATCAGATCCATGTCACGGTTCGAAATCCTTTGATTGGTAGAGTATTTTCCTATGAAGGGACGTTTTCCGCTGATGAAGATACGTAA
- a CDS encoding DoxX-like family protein translates to MKRQPIYVEVPINAEIEEIWDASQKPDMHEQWDLRFSSITYLPKIDGEPQKFVYTRAFGPFLQVEGWGQSIGSFHKADGTRSSSLHFGTDQWISPIREGRGYWKYEPQDNHVKFLTQYDYDVNFGKVAEIVDKIIFRPLIGWATALSFDVLKRWLEQGEVPRSQYMRFFSTYLITLLFAFIWLYQGLVPKIIGMHPEERAMTGSALSLSENGATTAVLFIGIVEVLFGIAWLLYRRKRHLFMLQLILFPLLTIVSIAAVPAIAIHPFNPITFNLSLIVLSIIGLLISKDVPSSTSCKRKR, encoded by the coding sequence ATGAAACGACAACCGATTTATGTGGAAGTTCCAATTAACGCGGAGATTGAAGAAATATGGGATGCATCGCAAAAACCGGATATGCATGAACAATGGGATCTTCGATTCTCTTCTATTACCTATCTACCTAAAATAGATGGAGAACCACAAAAATTCGTCTATACAAGAGCATTCGGACCTTTTCTACAAGTAGAAGGTTGGGGGCAAAGTATTGGATCATTCCATAAAGCAGACGGCACACGCTCGTCTTCTCTGCATTTTGGAACAGATCAATGGATTTCTCCTATTCGAGAAGGTCGAGGATATTGGAAATATGAACCACAAGATAATCATGTGAAATTTCTCACACAATATGATTATGATGTGAATTTCGGCAAAGTCGCTGAAATTGTGGATAAAATCATTTTTCGTCCACTTATTGGCTGGGCAACTGCGCTTAGTTTTGATGTTCTGAAAAGATGGTTGGAACAAGGAGAAGTACCACGCTCCCAGTACATGCGATTTTTTTCTACCTATTTAATAACACTGTTATTTGCCTTCATTTGGCTGTATCAAGGGCTTGTCCCCAAAATCATCGGTATGCATCCTGAAGAGCGTGCGATGACGGGAAGTGCCTTGTCATTATCAGAAAACGGGGCTACGACAGCCGTACTGTTTATCGGAATTGTCGAGGTTTTATTTGGGATTGCCTGGCTGTTATATCGTCGTAAGCGACATTTATTCATGTTGCAGCTCATTCTCTTCCCACTACTAACAATTGTGTCAATCGCTGCTGTTCCAGCAATAGCAATCCATCCGTTCAATCCAATAACATTCAATTTGTCGCTCATCGTTCTATCGATTATTGGACTGCTCATCAGCAAAGATGTTCCATCGTCGACAAGCTGCAAACGAAAAAGGTAG
- a CDS encoding spore germination protein encodes MNGIGFWQENKTENILITTLQKKLEGIGDVVHKEIETPEEKVTIIYFSSLIDNLTFHEKVIIPLFNGREEITQTAKIIEQETLTEVLSAITEGNTLLYFHKKDLYFTVNTYSPPARTIAESDTESTVSGPRDALTESLQTNLSLIKRRIRNPNLKSKNYIVGTETNTKLTVVYIETIVNQENLSRVFTKIDGIDWPGVNDISIVSQLMEEHQFSPFTQYHMTERPDAVTSALLDGRIIIMMDNSQGVLICPSTFLEFFLSPEDDYNRWTTATLLRCLRFFGFFLTIMLTPFYISALSFHPEILPFEVLINLQESRSRVPFPPVIEVLFMELVIEVLREAGSRMPTKIGQTIGIVGGIVIGTAAVEAGLVSNTLIVLVAISALLSFLPPSFTMSNSSRVIRYLFIISAGIFGLYGQMIAFAWLMQHLLSLTSLGTPYMTPMIPRKWSDLLDSVVRLPTSFLKNTKDVSRAVPPTKGEK; translated from the coding sequence GTGAACGGTATAGGATTTTGGCAGGAAAACAAGACGGAAAATATTCTAATTACTACATTGCAGAAGAAATTAGAAGGAATCGGCGATGTTGTCCATAAAGAAATCGAAACGCCTGAAGAAAAGGTAACGATTATTTACTTTAGTTCGCTTATCGATAACTTGACGTTCCATGAAAAGGTTATTATTCCTTTATTCAATGGTAGGGAAGAGATTACTCAAACTGCAAAAATTATTGAACAAGAGACCCTTACTGAAGTGTTGTCTGCCATTACAGAAGGAAATACCCTATTGTATTTTCATAAAAAAGACCTTTATTTCACAGTAAATACATATAGTCCGCCAGCGAGAACAATTGCTGAGTCAGATACAGAATCGACAGTTAGTGGACCCCGGGATGCATTGACTGAATCGTTGCAGACAAATCTATCGCTCATTAAAAGGCGAATTCGAAATCCGAATTTGAAAAGTAAGAACTACATTGTCGGAACAGAAACAAATACTAAATTGACAGTCGTATATATAGAAACAATAGTTAATCAGGAGAACTTGAGTCGTGTTTTTACAAAAATCGATGGCATTGATTGGCCAGGGGTTAATGATATTTCAATTGTAAGCCAGTTAATGGAGGAACACCAATTCTCACCATTTACGCAATATCATATGACGGAACGGCCGGATGCTGTCACATCTGCTTTATTGGATGGACGAATTATTATTATGATGGATAATAGTCAAGGTGTATTAATTTGTCCAAGCACGTTTTTGGAGTTTTTTCTATCCCCAGAAGATGATTATAATCGCTGGACGACGGCTACATTATTGCGATGTCTGCGCTTTTTCGGCTTCTTTTTGACGATTATGCTTACGCCTTTTTATATATCGGCATTATCCTTTCATCCAGAAATCTTACCATTTGAAGTGTTGATAAACCTGCAGGAGTCTCGCAGCCGGGTTCCTTTTCCTCCGGTCATTGAAGTCCTTTTTATGGAACTTGTTATTGAAGTATTACGAGAAGCGGGCTCGCGAATGCCAACAAAGATTGGGCAAACGATTGGTATTGTTGGCGGTATCGTTATTGGAACGGCGGCTGTTGAAGCGGGACTTGTCAGCAATACACTGATTGTGTTAGTGGCGATTTCAGCTTTACTGTCTTTTTTACCACCGAGTTTTACAATGAGTAATTCAAGTCGTGTCATTCGCTATCTCTTTATCATATCAGCAGGGATATTTGGTCTTTATGGCCAAATGATTGCTTTTGCATGGCTCATGCAGCATTTATTGAGTTTAACTTCTTTAGGCACACCTTATATGACACCTATGATTCCAAGAAAATGGTCGGATTTGCTTGATAGTGTTGTCAGGCTCCCGACTTCTTTTCTGAAAAATACAAAGGATGTTTCAAGAGCCGTACCTCCTACAAAAGGAGAGAAGTAG
- a CDS encoding GerAB/ArcD/ProY family transporter, with translation MEQNHTKVLNGYHVVFLVQNVMIGSTLLTLPNLLSPAGYSQWWFPLLFALIANLLVLPMIWLVSKYKEHDLFAIHEKLFGRWVGKGLNLFLLGYLIVLIAAICEGYLDLIQVVALPDRTTTWPLFLFFLVLVYITSGGIKSIARYCIMSFFLVTWIIYFLKWGMTDGDIRHALPLFNFTAQELFTATKKGFISMSGFELILFYFPYIIHQQRAFKQASLGIWICAILYLVTVLTSVMYFSIWQLENVLYPVLYLFNAVKLSFLERVDVLAISLWVFFILTTTTAYLWVVKRGIDSIRMAEKKSHLYIVATVIFLFINIPFPKEVQKMIYERVFYINYAFIIWPLFLCIIHLVKPAKEGVK, from the coding sequence ATGGAACAAAACCATACAAAAGTATTGAATGGTTATCATGTTGTTTTTCTTGTGCAAAATGTGATGATTGGTAGCACCTTATTAACGCTGCCAAATTTACTCAGTCCCGCAGGCTATAGTCAGTGGTGGTTCCCGCTCTTATTTGCACTGATTGCAAACTTGCTAGTATTGCCGATGATATGGCTTGTATCGAAATATAAAGAGCATGATTTATTTGCTATCCATGAAAAGTTATTCGGTCGATGGGTAGGGAAGGGTCTCAATCTTTTTTTGCTGGGCTATCTAATTGTCCTGATAGCAGCTATTTGCGAAGGTTATTTGGATCTCATACAAGTCGTTGCTTTACCGGATCGAACGACAACCTGGCCGCTATTTCTATTTTTCCTAGTCTTGGTCTATATAACGAGTGGAGGCATCAAATCAATTGCCCGTTATTGTATTATGAGTTTTTTCCTCGTGACGTGGATTATCTATTTCTTGAAATGGGGGATGACTGACGGAGATATTCGGCATGCATTACCTCTTTTTAATTTCACAGCTCAGGAATTGTTCACAGCGACTAAAAAAGGGTTTATTTCGATGTCAGGGTTTGAATTAATACTGTTTTATTTTCCGTATATTATTCATCAACAACGCGCATTTAAACAAGCCTCATTAGGCATTTGGATATGCGCCATTCTCTATCTCGTGACTGTTCTTACTAGTGTCATGTATTTTTCAATATGGCAACTGGAAAATGTATTATATCCTGTGTTGTATTTGTTTAACGCGGTTAAGCTTTCTTTTCTCGAACGGGTGGACGTTTTAGCCATTTCGCTGTGGGTTTTCTTTATTTTAACAACGACTACTGCTTATTTATGGGTAGTAAAGAGGGGCATCGACTCGATTCGTATGGCAGAAAAAAAGAGTCATTTATATATCGTTGCTACGGTTATTTTCCTCTTTATTAACATCCCATTTCCAAAAGAAGTACAAAAGATGATTTATGAGCGTGTGTTTTATATAAACTATGCATTTATCATTTGGCCACTATTTTTATGTATCATTCATTTAGTGAAGCCAGCAAAAGAAGGTGTGAAATGA
- a CDS encoding Ger(x)C family spore germination protein, whose product MKRILPIFLLLLVGCSEQGKQRSVEDLAMASSIAFDMSDEEEMRMTVSLPYPSTESQENTQTYSVDTQLIQEGLVKVSAQADKMVILNQLRTLLFSEEFARNGHVAEVIEHFYRNSTVGNNVRLAIVKERAEDVLRASFLDKPNTDSYLNDLLQPKLHTSFSPFTTMHDFQYTETSPIFYSTVPYLELKEDSVEIARVALFDTGKMIDTISRRESSLMQALKGLDKLSPLAITIHEDGEKEQVHIELIENKVNIKSNRQVASPQLSIELRLQGALYEYKGNKDLGKEKEYKRLETEISQRIKKDVEELIEKMRELEIDPIGFSEYFRMYYDGKWTEELTEQIIKSVAYEVTVDFNLLNTGTLK is encoded by the coding sequence ATGAAAAGAATTTTACCTATCTTCCTCCTCCTGTTAGTTGGCTGTTCGGAACAAGGGAAGCAGAGATCTGTGGAAGATTTGGCGATGGCTAGTAGTATCGCATTTGATATGAGCGATGAGGAAGAAATGAGAATGACGGTATCATTGCCATATCCCTCCACTGAATCACAGGAAAATACACAAACCTATTCAGTTGATACACAGTTAATACAAGAGGGACTTGTAAAAGTTTCCGCGCAAGCCGACAAGATGGTTATTTTAAATCAGCTGAGGACACTATTGTTTAGCGAAGAATTTGCAAGAAATGGTCACGTTGCGGAAGTCATTGAGCATTTCTATCGGAATTCGACAGTGGGCAACAATGTTCGTTTGGCAATCGTGAAGGAACGCGCAGAAGATGTGTTACGTGCAAGTTTTCTAGACAAGCCGAATACGGATTCTTATTTAAATGATTTACTGCAACCTAAGCTTCATACATCATTTAGTCCTTTTACAACGATGCACGACTTTCAATATACAGAGACAAGTCCGATATTTTATTCGACAGTGCCTTATTTGGAATTAAAAGAGGACTCCGTAGAAATTGCAAGAGTGGCTTTGTTTGATACGGGGAAAATGATTGATACCATATCTAGAAGAGAGTCCTCGCTTATGCAGGCTTTGAAAGGGTTGGATAAGTTGTCACCGCTAGCCATCACCATTCATGAAGATGGTGAAAAAGAACAAGTGCATATTGAATTGATTGAAAATAAGGTGAACATAAAAAGCAATCGCCAAGTTGCCTCTCCACAATTGTCGATTGAGCTCAGGTTACAAGGTGCATTATATGAATACAAAGGAAATAAAGATTTAGGGAAAGAGAAGGAGTATAAGAGGTTGGAAACAGAAATTAGTCAGCGGATAAAGAAAGATGTGGAGGAGCTAATAGAGAAAATGAGGGAACTAGAGATTGATCCAATTGGTTTTAGTGAGTATTTTAGAATGTATTATGATGGCAAATGGACTGAGGAGCTGACGGAGCAAATTATTAAATCAGTCGCGTATGAAGTAACTGTGGATTTTAATTTATTGAATACGGGGACGTTGAAATAG
- a CDS encoding SDR family oxidoreductase — protein MDDLLKLKGKNIVVMGVANERSLAWGVAKSLFSVGANVIFTYRKERSLVKLEKLLSTNGYEAKLVVQCDVNEDNSIHEAFGKIGTEVGTIHGVVHSLAFAHAEDLKNDFVQTTRSGYAFAQDTSSYSLIATAREARPFMTDGGSIVTMSYLGAQRVLDGYNVMGVAKAALEASVRYLAFDLGKENIRVNAISAGAIRTLSAKGIASFNTILTQIEEQAPLRRNVTQEEVADMTLVTLSNLSRGVTGEIIYVDAGYNIMG, from the coding sequence ATGGACGATTTATTGAAACTAAAAGGTAAAAACATAGTTGTCATGGGTGTTGCGAATGAACGAAGCCTTGCGTGGGGAGTTGCAAAATCTCTATTTTCAGTCGGTGCAAATGTCATCTTTACATATCGTAAGGAGCGTTCACTAGTAAAATTGGAGAAATTATTAAGTACGAATGGGTACGAAGCTAAGCTCGTTGTACAATGTGATGTCAACGAAGATAACAGCATCCATGAAGCTTTCGGCAAAATCGGTACGGAAGTTGGTACGATTCACGGGGTTGTCCATTCACTTGCATTTGCGCATGCGGAGGATTTGAAAAACGACTTTGTCCAAACGACAAGAAGCGGGTACGCATTTGCACAGGATACAAGTTCTTATTCACTCATCGCGACTGCCAGAGAAGCCCGTCCATTCATGACAGATGGTGGATCTATCGTGACAATGAGTTACCTCGGTGCACAGCGTGTGCTGGATGGTTATAATGTGATGGGTGTTGCAAAAGCAGCACTAGAAGCATCTGTAAGATATTTGGCGTTCGATTTAGGGAAAGAAAATATCCGTGTCAATGCTATTTCTGCCGGAGCCATTCGCACACTGTCTGCCAAAGGGATTGCTTCCTTCAATACGATTTTGACTCAAATTGAAGAACAAGCTCCATTAAGACGCAACGTAACACAAGAAGAAGTGGCAGATATGACGCTTGTTACACTGAGTAATCTATCTCGTGGTGTAACCGGCGAAATTATTTACGTCGACGCAGGCTATAATATTATGGGATAA
- the argC gene encoding N-acetyl-gamma-glutamyl-phosphate reductase: protein MKVGIIGASGYGGLELIRLLHNHPEIEQIELFTSSEEGTVFSHKYSHLMNIVDQPLQKIEMERLMQYDVVFSSAPAGVASQLLPPLIGKGPKLIDLSGDFRLKDVAQYEQWYSKQAAPQEAVSQSVYGLTEWNRDAIQQAQLIANPGCYPTAVLLSLLPLLKNNLIDASGLIIDAKSGVSGAGNQPSQMTHFSETNENTAIYKIHQHQHIPEIEQAFGLFAQEAPPITFTTHLVPMTRGILATSYAPVKEGVTEAQLVDCLQQTYENHPFVRVLQETTKFGTNQVYGSNYCDLHVKVDPRTNRATIVSVIDNLVKGAAGQAIQNMNVQLDFEEMTGLAFVPAFI, encoded by the coding sequence ATGAAAGTTGGAATCATTGGTGCTTCAGGGTATGGGGGACTTGAGCTCATTCGGCTCCTGCATAATCACCCTGAAATCGAACAAATCGAATTATTCACGTCCTCGGAAGAAGGAACCGTGTTTTCGCATAAGTATTCACATCTTATGAATATAGTCGATCAACCTCTTCAGAAAATAGAAATGGAGAGATTAATGCAATACGATGTTGTTTTTTCAAGTGCACCTGCTGGAGTGGCGAGTCAGCTTCTTCCGCCGTTAATTGGCAAAGGGCCAAAACTGATTGATTTGTCTGGCGATTTCAGATTAAAGGATGTAGCACAATATGAACAGTGGTATAGCAAGCAAGCTGCTCCACAAGAGGCAGTTTCACAAAGTGTTTATGGATTAACGGAATGGAACCGTGATGCGATTCAGCAGGCACAGTTAATTGCGAACCCAGGCTGCTATCCAACAGCCGTCTTACTGTCGTTACTACCATTGTTAAAAAATAATTTGATTGATGCTAGCGGTTTAATCATCGACGCAAAAAGTGGTGTGTCCGGCGCGGGCAATCAGCCAAGTCAAATGACGCATTTTAGTGAGACGAATGAAAATACAGCAATCTATAAAATACATCAGCATCAACATATCCCGGAAATTGAACAGGCATTTGGATTGTTTGCACAAGAAGCACCACCTATCACATTTACAACGCATCTTGTACCGATGACGCGGGGAATTTTGGCAACGAGTTATGCACCTGTTAAAGAAGGTGTCACAGAAGCACAGCTTGTCGATTGCTTACAGCAAACTTATGAAAATCATCCATTTGTACGTGTCTTACAAGAAACAACGAAATTTGGGACCAATCAAGTATATGGCTCCAATTATTGTGACCTGCACGTTAAAGTAGACCCACGGACAAATCGGGCTACCATCGTTTCGGTTATCGATAATTTAGTAAAAGGCGCAGCAGGGCAAGCGATTCAAAATATGAATGTCCAGCTTGATTTTGAAGAAATGACTGGTTTAGCCTTTGTCCCAGCATTCATTTAA
- the argJ gene encoding bifunctional ornithine acetyltransferase/N-acetylglutamate synthase yields the protein MTTTCPTVKRISRKNIVSPIGFKAAGIHCGIKYKKNDLALLISEVPASVAGVFTTNAIKAAPLLVTKEVVQQVGKMQAIIVNSGNANACTGQQGMKDALLMQQTTAEKLGIAPELVGVASTGVIGEIMHMEPIVKGIHKIKPISELEGSILFSQAILTTDTVTKNTAYSAIIDGKEIIMAGTAKGSGMIAPNMATMLGFITTDANIESVYLQEALKLVTDKTFNSITVDGDTSTNDMVVVMANGMAGNDSLTPAHPDWSLFVKTLHAVSQDLAKMIAKDGEGATKLIEVEVIGAITDDEARMIAKSVVGSPLVKTAVFGCDANWGRIIAAVGYSGAILDPNAITIKIGTTTVVENGEPIIFSEQQLLVYLKQPEVKFTVELHQGNGQGIAWGCDLTYDYVQINATYRS from the coding sequence ATGACAACGACTTGTCCAACCGTGAAGCGTATTTCGCGTAAAAATATCGTTTCACCTATCGGATTTAAAGCGGCTGGCATTCACTGCGGCATTAAATATAAGAAGAATGATTTAGCATTGCTCATTAGTGAAGTGCCAGCGAGTGTAGCAGGAGTCTTTACAACAAATGCGATAAAGGCAGCCCCGCTATTAGTGACAAAAGAAGTTGTTCAGCAGGTTGGAAAGATGCAGGCAATTATTGTGAACTCTGGAAATGCCAACGCATGTACGGGGCAGCAAGGCATGAAGGATGCATTGCTTATGCAACAAACGACGGCTGAAAAGCTAGGCATTGCACCAGAATTAGTCGGTGTCGCGTCAACGGGTGTTATTGGTGAAATTATGCACATGGAGCCTATTGTCAAAGGTATTCACAAAATAAAACCAATCAGTGAGTTGGAAGGCTCTATTCTTTTTTCGCAAGCGATATTGACGACAGATACAGTGACAAAAAATACAGCATATAGCGCAATCATTGATGGTAAAGAAATCATTATGGCTGGAACAGCAAAAGGCTCGGGTATGATTGCTCCGAATATGGCTACAATGCTTGGCTTCATCACAACAGATGCGAATATTGAATCCGTCTACTTGCAAGAAGCATTGAAGCTAGTGACGGACAAAACGTTTAACTCTATTACGGTTGATGGTGATACGTCGACTAACGATATGGTTGTCGTCATGGCGAATGGCATGGCTGGAAATGACTCATTGACACCAGCTCACCCAGATTGGTCGCTATTTGTGAAAACATTGCATGCTGTTTCTCAAGATTTGGCGAAAATGATTGCTAAAGACGGGGAAGGCGCGACGAAGCTAATTGAAGTAGAAGTCATCGGTGCAATTACAGATGATGAAGCGCGTATGATTGCTAAATCTGTGGTCGGTTCACCACTTGTCAAAACAGCCGTCTTTGGTTGTGATGCGAACTGGGGACGCATTATCGCAGCGGTCGGTTATAGCGGAGCAATATTGGACCCGAATGCTATTACGATTAAAATAGGTACAACTACGGTCGTTGAAAATGGCGAGCCAATCATATTTTCAGAGCAGCAATTACTCGTTTATTTAAAACAACCAGAAGTGAAATTTACGGTCGAATTGCATCAAGGCAATGGCCAAGGAATCGCATGGGGGTGTGACTTAACATATGACTACGTTCAAATCAACGCAACCTATCGCTCGTAA
- the argB gene encoding acetylglutamate kinase: MTTFKSTQPIARKRMVIKLGGSMLEGLDDSFFSKFKQLQDAGNDLIIVHGGGIAINQQLAKNGVTSTVVSGIRVTSKEAVGIVQSTLVGQVNPALVHQLNKGGIDAIGLSGYDGNLLTCTLLDEELYGSVGHIEHVRAELLETFLVAGLVPVIACIGATDDGEPLNINADTVASEVALAIKADSLLLVTDTPGIKIKEEVQRVVTPFKIAQWIGTGEIYGGMLPKVKAALDSLGAGIPTVQIVGQQLEGTAIKSEGVFA, translated from the coding sequence ATGACTACGTTCAAATCAACGCAACCTATCGCTCGTAAGCGTATGGTGATCAAATTAGGTGGAAGTATGCTGGAAGGCTTAGATGATAGCTTTTTCTCCAAGTTTAAACAGTTACAAGACGCAGGCAATGATCTAATCATTGTGCATGGCGGAGGGATTGCTATCAATCAACAACTCGCTAAAAATGGTGTCACTTCGACTGTCGTGAGTGGGATTCGGGTAACTTCGAAAGAAGCTGTAGGTATTGTACAGTCCACATTAGTTGGTCAAGTAAATCCAGCGCTTGTTCATCAATTGAATAAGGGAGGCATCGATGCAATTGGTCTTAGTGGCTATGATGGCAATTTGCTGACCTGTACGTTATTAGATGAAGAGCTGTACGGTTCGGTCGGTCATATCGAGCATGTCCGCGCAGAATTACTGGAAACGTTTCTCGTAGCAGGCCTTGTTCCTGTGATTGCCTGTATTGGAGCAACTGATGATGGAGAGCCGTTGAATATTAATGCGGATACGGTTGCTAGTGAGGTCGCACTTGCGATTAAAGCAGATAGCCTACTTCTTGTCACGGATACGCCCGGTATTAAAATAAAAGAGGAAGTCCAACGGGTTGTGACACCTTTTAAAATTGCACAATGGATTGGTACAGGTGAAATTTACGGAGGCATGTTACCGAAAGTAAAAGCTGCATTAGATAGTTTAGGGGCGGGTATTCCTACGGTACAAATTGTCGGTCAGCAATTGGAAGGAACGGCTATTAAATCCGAGGGGGTTTTCGCTTGA
- a CDS encoding acetylornithine transaminase has product MSTLFQNYARRPVHIVNGQGTIVTDDQGKEYLDFTSGIAVVSLGHAHPAIVEALKQQSEKLWHISNLFASPEQEQLAAALVTDTPFGQAFFCNSGAEANEAAIKLARRHTKKNIIITFEQSFHGRTFGAMSATGQDKVRQGFGPLLETFRTIPYNDKQQLEAAIDEDVAAIMLEAIQGEGGVNQLDPDVAQAITDICQEKGILLIIDEVQTGISRTGTRYAYEQTNLQPDIITLAKGLGGGFPIGAMLGTKALAESFGPGTHGTTFGGNPLAVAVAQAVINIVFEDEFLQQVQRTSDYLIDKLQATLPQDQFAIRGEGLLLGIVCQDEVAPIIQQAEAAGLLLVQAGTHVIRLLPPLTVTNEEIDKAIAILASILLDEK; this is encoded by the coding sequence TTGAGTACATTATTTCAAAATTACGCACGACGTCCTGTTCACATTGTCAATGGGCAGGGAACAATCGTTACGGATGATCAAGGAAAAGAGTATCTCGATTTCACAAGTGGCATCGCAGTAGTTAGTCTCGGTCATGCGCATCCCGCTATCGTTGAGGCTCTCAAACAACAAAGCGAAAAACTATGGCATATTTCAAATTTATTTGCCAGTCCGGAGCAAGAACAGCTGGCCGCGGCACTTGTAACAGATACACCATTTGGTCAGGCTTTCTTTTGTAACAGTGGTGCCGAGGCTAATGAGGCGGCTATTAAATTAGCCCGTAGGCATACAAAGAAAAATATCATCATTACATTCGAACAATCATTTCATGGCCGGACGTTTGGTGCGATGTCGGCAACGGGGCAAGACAAGGTTCGTCAAGGATTCGGTCCATTATTAGAAACGTTCCGAACGATTCCATACAATGACAAACAGCAGCTTGAAGCAGCAATCGACGAAGATGTAGCGGCAATTATGCTAGAAGCTATTCAAGGAGAGGGCGGTGTGAATCAGCTCGATCCAGATGTTGCACAGGCGATAACGGATATTTGTCAGGAAAAAGGAATTTTATTGATTATCGATGAAGTGCAGACGGGGATTAGCCGAACAGGAACGCGTTATGCTTACGAGCAGACAAATCTCCAACCCGATATCATCACCCTTGCTAAAGGGTTAGGCGGGGGCTTCCCGATTGGGGCTATGCTAGGAACGAAAGCACTTGCTGAGTCATTCGGACCTGGCACGCACGGGACAACATTCGGTGGTAATCCACTCGCAGTAGCAGTAGCGCAAGCTGTTATTAACATCGTTTTTGAAGATGAATTTCTACAACAGGTGCAGCGTACATCTGACTACTTAATAGATAAGCTACAAGCTACATTACCGCAAGATCAATTTGCAATTCGTGGTGAAGGTTTATTACTCGGGATTGTATGCCAAGATGAGGTTGCACCTATTATTCAACAAGCGGAAGCGGCGGGCTTGTTGCTAGTGCAAGCAGGCACACACGTCATTCGTTTGTTACCGCCATTAACAGTAACAAACGAAGAAATCGACAAAGCGATAGCTATTTTAGCATCTATTTTATTGGACGAAAAATAG